AAGTCTTAGACTTACAGGGCAGTCGCCATTCGGTGCTTTATTCCGACACCAAACTTCCGACTGTGCTTTACGTATTTACGCCCGATTGCGATTGGTGTGAGCGAAACCTGCCAAACATCAAGTCGCTTGATGAGCAGCTTAGAAATCGCTACCGGTTGATCGGAGTTTCTCTAGATGGAAAGCAGCTCGATCAATATATCCGCCGTAACGAGATTAATTTTCCCGTTTATCACAGCCCGTCTGACACTACCCGCCTGAGTTATGACTTCGTCGCAACGCCAACAACCCTAATTATTTCCGAAGGCCGGGTTGTGAGAATCTGGAGAGGAGCTTATGGAGCGGAGCGGAGAGCGGAGATCGAGGAGTTTCTCGAGATTAAACTGCCCGGAGTAATAGAACGCTAAGTTTACGCTCTGACTCCCATGAATATGTTAGCCCACACAATCCAGATTTGGTCACAGCTCTTGCTGGCGCTATTGGTTTTCAGCGTTTACGCCGAAAACACCAAAGTGCTTTCGAAAGTGCCTTCCCAACAATCCAAAGATCAAAAGCCGACGCCCTCGCGATCAGTAGAGATAGAAACTTTTGTAAGTGCAGCGCGAACTATTCCCTCCGAGTTTGCTGCCAGCCTCTTATATCGAATCGCACAGTCTGA
The sequence above is drawn from the Pyrinomonadaceae bacterium genome and encodes:
- a CDS encoding TlpA disulfide reductase family protein; the encoded protein is MNQRVEDFASGSTETPDAGPTTMRDRLKVLTNKVTSRGAHTAFLTLLLVLSVFLNVSLALTVRSLRHTVALLRDPKKVRLNDMASPLEVLDLQGSRHSVLYSDTKLPTVLYVFTPDCDWCERNLPNIKSLDEQLRNRYRLIGVSLDGKQLDQYIRRNEINFPVYHSPSDTTRLSYDFVATPTTLIISEGRVVRIWRGAYGAERRAEIEEFLEIKLPGVIER